The DNA segment CCTCCGGACTCGctagagccggaggaggaggagtagcagaacgaggaggaagaggagcagcaTCCGGTTCCAATGGAGGTGGCGGATCcggccggaggtgaaatgttgtgcCGCGCCGCGTGGGCCATGACCTATCTATCCCTGGATGGATCACTTTTACCCAATGCCGCATGTATTTTTATAGTTCTGAACGATGGGGCTTAGAGTGGGGAGATTTTGGTCTCTCAGAGCATCGATAGTCATCGTTCTCCAGCCACAAGAACATAACAAGGAAGAATTCACTCCCGAAAAGCACCCATCACCCATTCCCATGGCTCTCTTTCCCCCGACGACGGTGATTGTCCCTTGCAACACCAGAAACATGAACATGTATGGCACTCCACGAGCAAAGGACATGATTTTTTGGCCAGACGATTTTGATCCAGTATGTTCGGGCGGGGGCCATCCGAATTGTTCTCCACCATTTGTGGCAGCTGGTTCTTTTGGGATAGTTCATTTACAATCGGGGCAGACTAATTGCATGTCTAATCTATGTGTATATCTTTCTGTAATGCAAGTTTAAGTTACAAAAGTCTGGGCTCTTACGGTTTAGAACGAACGTGTTTCAGGACAAGTGTTCTATAAGACTAAAATAATCATTTTTAACAAATCCTCCAAAATGAATCAGTAAAACGCAAAGCCCAAATACATCCAACATACACATAACTACTTGAGTATACACACAGATAATTGCTAGTAATAATTTCTTAACTAAACATAAAGTACACATGTGCCTGCGAATGTGGAGATGCACTCTCAAGCCATGAGGCCGACAACAGCAAGCAAAACGGCGAGGCCAAACCCGGTGGCCTCCACATTGGTGGCGGTGGAGACAGGTGTCGGCGGGGGCGCGTTGGTTGCACTTGGGCCGCTGGCCGGGGCAGGTGACGTAGAGGAGGAGCCTGGCATGACATCAATCTTAACCTTCATGCCGCCCGCACAATGACCAGGGAATCCGCAGATGAAGTAGCGGGTGCCGGTGGCGTTGAGGGTGACAACATCATTCCCGGAGTTGAGAGTGGTGACGGGGCTGGCGGTGCTACAAGAGTCGTAGTCTGCCTTGCTGACCTCGAGGacgtcgtgtgcctgaggggagtaCTTGAAGACGATCTGGTCGTCGGTTTGGAAGTTCCTAGAGGACGCCCAAGTGCCGTAGTTGGTGCTGAGGTCCCATGCGCCGCCCGGCTCGCCCACGTTGTAGATTGCCGCAGACGCCGTGCTCAGGATGGCCATGGCAGCCATGGCGAGAAGAATGGTTCTCCTCGCAGCCATTGCGGTTGGAAATGGAAGAAGAGCTTGCAGAGGAGATTATAAGGCAGGTGATGTATTGATCCTTCAGCGGGAGAATGTGTTTGCTTGCTAGGCGGCTGTGCCGGGTCCTATTTATACTGTACAGGCTATGCCCGGGTGAGTTGGAGAAACGTGTGAGGTTGGTGGAAGCGTCGAGTGGGTGTACCTGCTGAATTTTGGACTTTGAATGTTGTGTAGATGGGAACACAAGCAAGCTACGCATGCAGCTGGTACGTACTTGGTCATCATAGACTGAGGATGTGAAGACTGGACTGTGCTCTTGGCCTGCTGACCATTTCACGCGTTCCTTTCCTTTTTCTTCGGTATCGACTCCGTCTATAGAAGACATGACGTAGAATATCACGATCCACATATCTAGATCCAAGTGTCCAAAGCATTATTTTTATAAAGCATTATTTATTTGGAATGATTTATTTATATGTACTAATTTAATATCAAGTACAAATGTTACATTTGGTCACTATAATGTTAACCTATATACCTAAATTAATAAGATCTAAATTTGTCATTATCACTACTCTTTTTTTTAAGCTCATTATCACTACTCTATTACATAGAAAATTAGGGGCCCTATTGATTTGGAAGCCATGTGCAGCCGAACACTCTGCATAGGTGCACGGTACAAACGTGCCGCTGGAGGCTTTTGCGTGCCTAGATTTGGATCACGGACACAAAGGACCACACACCAGTGTACCATCTATCCAAGAAAAGAACAGTGATCGTCGTCAGCTATAATAATATCTGTGGTCAATAATAGTTGCTCATGTTTCATAAGAAATATATATAGGTTTTGCTACACTGAGACCTTTTACGGACGATTTTCATATTGTGGACTGATTCTAGTAAAACAAGTATTTTCAAATACATGTGTTTGCTTTTTAAATGACATGTTAAAGTATCTCATAATGTAATTTTACACATGCGTA comes from the Triticum dicoccoides isolate Atlit2015 ecotype Zavitan unplaced genomic scaffold, WEW_v2.0 scaffold222969, whole genome shotgun sequence genome and includes:
- the LOC119345301 gene encoding mavicyanin-like, with the translated sequence MAARRTILLAMAAMAILSTASAAIYNVGEPGGAWDLSTNYGTWASSRNFQTDDQIVFKYSPQAHDVLEVSKADYDSCSTASPVTTLNSGNDVVTLNATGTRYFICGFPGHCAGGMKVKIDVMPGSSSTSPAPASGPSATNAPPPTPVSTATNVEATGFGLAVLLAVVGLMA